CGGCCAGGGCCACAACGAAGACGGCGCCGCCGATCCACGGCGAAGGCGCCGGAACCTTGAGGAAACGCGGCAGGACGAACACCAGCCCAAGGGCGCTCGCAGACATGGCGACAGCGATGCCCGCCGTCACGATTTTCTCGGCTTCAGTCATCCTCGCGGCCCGACCGACAACGGTGTCAGCTGTCGATAAAGCTCTGCAGCGTCGTGGCGATCCGCGCCTTGAACCGCTCGCACTGCTCTTCAGTCATGTCGAAGCCGCCGGTGATGTCGCGGCTGACGGTCAGGCCCATGATGAAGCCGGCGGTCATCCTGGCCTTGATCTCGGCGTCTTCGCCCCCGACCCAGTCGGTGAAGGGCTGGTAGAATTTGGCCTTCGATCCGCGCTGGATGATCTCGGCGGCCTTGGGCGAGGTGATTGAGCGCAGCATCAGCAGCAGCCAGCGCAGCTTGAACTCCTTCTTGGGTCCATAGACCAGGTCGTGCGCCACGCGTTCGCCGAAGGTCGCCCGGTCACCGGCGGTCAGGTCCGAGCCGTCGCCGCAGCCCTCGAGGACGGAGTTGAACAGGTCTTCCTTGGAACCGAAGTAGCGGGAGATCAGGGCCGGATCGACGCCGACGTCGCGGGCGATGTCGCGCATCCCGACTTGGTCATAGCTTTCCGCCAGAAAACGCGCGTTCGCCGCCGCCAGAATGGCCTCCCGGGTCGCCGCTGCATTCCGGGGCCTACTGCAAAGCTCGAAACTCAAGTTGATGTCCTCAAAAGCCCCAAAGGGAGTATGGCTATGTCATCGCCTGTTGACAAGCTTTTCGCAGTCGCACAATAAACATGTCATCAGGTGTTGACCTGCGGGCGCGTTCCCCCATTTGCCCGTTTGTCCGTCTGGACTCAAATTGCTTGCTGGAGGGCCGCGCATGCGCAGGCTGAAGATCGTCGCCGTGTCCGCAATGATTGCGGCCGCGCTTTATGGCTGTTCCAAGAGCGAGGCCGCCGGCCCGCCGCCCCCCGCCCCGGTCACCGTGGCCAACCCCCTGCAGGAACGGGTCGTCGACTGGGACGACTTCACGGGCCGCTTCGAGGCGACCCAGCAGGTCGACGTCCGCGCCCGCGTCGGCGGCTATATCCAGTCGGTCCACTTCAAGGACGGCGACTATGTCCAGCGCGGCCAGCTGCTGTTCACGCTTGATCCGCGCCCGGCCCAGGCCGCCCTCGCCGCCGCCCAGGCCGCCGTCGCCCAAGCCAACGCCCAGGTCGCCTTGGCCCGCACCAATCTGACGCGCTCGCAGGGGCTGCTGGCCTCGCAGGCCGTGTCCCAGGCCGAGGTCGACGCCAACACCGGCGCCCTGCGCACCGCAGAGGCCAATGTCGCCGCCGCCCAGGCCAATGTCCGCACCGCCCAGTTGCAGGTCGAGTTCACCCGCGTCACCGCCCCGGTCTCGGGCCGTGTGTCCAACCGCCGCACCGACCCGGGCAACCTGGTCGCGGGCGGATCGTCGGCCGCCGACGTCCTGACCACCATCGTCTCCTCCTCGCCGATCTGGTTCGTCTTCGACGGCTCGGAAGCGACCCTGCTCAAGTATCAGCGCCAGGTTCGCGCCGGTAAGGGCGCTCCGGTCCGCATCCGCCTGCAGGACGAGGCCGAATTCGGTCACGCCGGCACCCTGGACTTCACCGACAACTCGATCGATCCGTCGTCCGGCACCATCCGTCTGCGGGCCATCGTCAACAACGGCGACGGCTTCCTGAAGCCCGGCATGTTCGGCCAGATCCGCGTCGCCGGCGCCGGCGCCTATGACGCCCTGCTGGTTCCGGATTCGGCGGTCTCCGCCGGCGCCGACCAGCGCACCGTCGCGGTGGTCGCGGCTGACGGCACGGTCACGCCGCGTCCGGTCGTCCTCGGCCCGCTGATCGACGGCCTGCGCGTGATCCGTTCGGGCATCACCGCCCAGGACCGCGTCATCATCAACGGCGGTTCGCGCGTTCAGCAGCCCGGTCAGAAGGTGAAGGCCAACCCCGGCCGCATCACCCATACGCCGACCGCGAACGCGGCTCCCGTCACCTATGCCCCCCCGGCCGCCACGGCGACCTCAGCCAGCGCCCTGTCGGGCTCCGTGGCGATCGGCGACTGATCCACACATGAACATCTCCCGCTTCTTCATCGACCGGCCGATCTTCGCGGCCGTGCTGTCGGTGGTCATCACCATCGTGGGCCTCGCCGCCTATCCGCTGCTGCCGCTGTCGCAGTATCCGGAAATCGCGCCGCCCACGATCACCGTCAACGCCGCCTTCGCCGGGGCCTCGGCCGAGACCCTGGCCGAGACCGTCGCCGCGCCCATCGAGCAGGAAATCAACGGCGTCGAGGACATGCTCTACGTCACCTCCTCCTCGACCTCGGACGGGGCGGTGGCGATCACCGTCACCTTCAAGCCGGGCACCGACCTCGACAAGGCCCAGGTGCTTGTCCAGAACCGCGTCGCCCTGGCTGAACCGCGCCTCCCCGATCAGGTGCGCCAGACCGGCGTCGTGGTCGCCAAGGCGTCGCAGGGCTTCCTGCTGATCGCCTCGGTCACCTCGCCTGACGGCAGCCTGTCCAACGACTATCTGGGCAACTACGCCAACTCCACCATCCGCGACCGACTGCTGCGGATCGAGGGCGTCGGCGGGGTCACCGTCTTCGGCGGCGGCAACTATTCGATGCGCGTCTGGATCGACCCGGCCAAGGCAGCGGCCCGGAACCTGTCCGCCTCGGAAGTCATCGCCGCCCTGCAGGCCCAGAACGTCCAGGCCGCGGCCGGTTCGATCGGCGCCCCGCCCTTCGCCACCAACGCCGCCGCCTTCCAGCAGCCGATCCAGGTTCAGGGTCGTCTGAACACGCCCGAAGAGTTCGGCCAGGTCGTCCTGAAGACCGACGCCAACGGCGCCGTGACCCGTCTGTCCGACATCGCTCGCGTCGAGCTGGGCGCCCAGGACTACGGCATCCGCGGCTTCTTCGACGGCAAGCGCGGCGTCGGCGTCGCCATCGTCCAGCAGCCGGGCGCCAACGCCCTGGGCACCGCCGAACGCGTCCAGGCCGAGCTCGAGGCCATCCGCAAGGACCTGCCGCAAGGCGCCGAGGTTAAGGTCGCCTACAACCCGACGGAGTTCGTCGCCGCCTCGGTCGAGTCGGTGCAGCACACCCTGGTGGAAGCGATTATCCTGGTCGTCATCGTGGTCATGGTCTTCCTGCAGACCTGGCGCGCAGCCATCATCCCGATCATCGCCATCCCGGTCGCCCTGGTCGCCACCTTCGCAGTCCAGCTGGCCCTCGGCTATTCACTTAACTCCCTGTCCCTGCTCGCCCTGATCCTCGCCGTCGGCATCGTCGTCGATGACGCCATCGTCGTGGTCGAGAACGTCGAGCGATTGATCGGCGAGGGGCTCAGTCCGCGCGACGCCGCCTATCGCTCGATGGAGGAAGTCTCGGGCGCCCTGATCGCCATCGGCCTGGTGCTGGTCTCGGTGTTCATCCCGACCATGTTCGTGCCGGGCATTCCGGGGATCTTCTATCGCCAGTTCGCGGTGACCATCGCCGCGGCCTCGGTGACCTCCCTGCTGGTGTCCCTGACCCTGTCGCCGGCGCTGGCCGCCCTGCTGCTCAAGCCACATGCCGAAGGCCATGGCCATCGCAAGCCGGGCGTCTGGGGTTCCGTCGTCTGGTACGTCGGCCTCGGCGGACGCAAGTTCAACGAAGGCTTCGACTGGCTGTCGAACCAGTACGGCCGGGTCACCGCCAAACTGGTCCGTCTCGTGGCCATCGTCCTGGTGGTCTATGCGGGTTTGCTGGCCCTGACCGCATGGCGTCTGGTCGACACCCCCTCGGGCTTCATTCCCGAGCAGGACCAGGGCTT
The genomic region above belongs to Brevundimonas goettingensis and contains:
- a CDS encoding TetR/AcrR family transcriptional regulator, producing the protein MRDIARDVGVDPALISRYFGSKEDLFNSVLEGCGDGSDLTAGDRATFGERVAHDLVYGPKKEFKLRWLLLMLRSITSPKAAEIIQRGSKAKFYQPFTDWVGGEDAEIKARMTAGFIMGLTVSRDITGGFDMTEEQCERFKARIATTLQSFIDS
- a CDS encoding efflux RND transporter periplasmic adaptor subunit; the protein is MRRLKIVAVSAMIAAALYGCSKSEAAGPPPPAPVTVANPLQERVVDWDDFTGRFEATQQVDVRARVGGYIQSVHFKDGDYVQRGQLLFTLDPRPAQAALAAAQAAVAQANAQVALARTNLTRSQGLLASQAVSQAEVDANTGALRTAEANVAAAQANVRTAQLQVEFTRVTAPVSGRVSNRRTDPGNLVAGGSSAADVLTTIVSSSPIWFVFDGSEATLLKYQRQVRAGKGAPVRIRLQDEAEFGHAGTLDFTDNSIDPSSGTIRLRAIVNNGDGFLKPGMFGQIRVAGAGAYDALLVPDSAVSAGADQRTVAVVAADGTVTPRPVVLGPLIDGLRVIRSGITAQDRVIINGGSRVQQPGQKVKANPGRITHTPTANAAPVTYAPPAATATSASALSGSVAIGD
- a CDS encoding efflux RND transporter permease subunit, which gives rise to MNISRFFIDRPIFAAVLSVVITIVGLAAYPLLPLSQYPEIAPPTITVNAAFAGASAETLAETVAAPIEQEINGVEDMLYVTSSSTSDGAVAITVTFKPGTDLDKAQVLVQNRVALAEPRLPDQVRQTGVVVAKASQGFLLIASVTSPDGSLSNDYLGNYANSTIRDRLLRIEGVGGVTVFGGGNYSMRVWIDPAKAAARNLSASEVIAALQAQNVQAAAGSIGAPPFATNAAAFQQPIQVQGRLNTPEEFGQVVLKTDANGAVTRLSDIARVELGAQDYGIRGFFDGKRGVGVAIVQQPGANALGTAERVQAELEAIRKDLPQGAEVKVAYNPTEFVAASVESVQHTLVEAIILVVIVVMVFLQTWRAAIIPIIAIPVALVATFAVQLALGYSLNSLSLLALILAVGIVVDDAIVVVENVERLIGEGLSPRDAAYRSMEEVSGALIAIGLVLVSVFIPTMFVPGIPGIFYRQFAVTIAAASVTSLLVSLTLSPALAALLLKPHAEGHGHRKPGVWGSVVWYVGLGGRKFNEGFDWLSNQYGRVTAKLVRLVAIVLVVYAGLLALTAWRLVDTPSGFIPEQDQGFLIGVIQLPAGSSLDRTQQVMLRAKDIIQSKEGVNGTVAFAGLDGSSFAFGSNAATIFVRLDPSEDRKSKETKAAALAGAITQATGGIEEANIFVIAPPSVQGLGTGNGFKMMVQDRSGAGYRALEGATFAMMGAAAQKPEALQQVFSTYNTASPRIAADVDRDRALMLGVQPSAVFNTLGIYLGSSYINDFNMAGRTYRVTAQAEPAYRDDLADIANLKVKSTSGAMVPIGSLANLRQDSGPSRIVRFNLFPAAELQGQGAPGISSGQAIADMEQLAAATLPPGFSYEWTELAFQEKSASGGAGLIFAMSVLLVFLVLAANYEAFTLPLAVILIVPMCVLAALLGVNALGLDNNILVQVGLVVLVALAAKNAILIVEFAKQAEEEGLNRWDAAVSAAKTRLRPILMTSFAFILGVLPLVLAEGPGAEMRQALGAAVFFGMLGVTIFGLLFTPVFYVLTRAIAARIPHEPSKTPPAPTTGTPPQDPNQPLPATGPAGDL